A window from Malassezia restricta chromosome I, complete sequence encodes these proteins:
- a CDS encoding prohibitin 2 has product MSNRSPQNVLKNMQRMFQQMQENARSSSRQGGPRGSGGGGGPVNPAIGGAGLIALVGLAVGINASLFNVDGGHRAIKYSRVYGVGNTIFPEGTHLLIPWIETPIDYDVRAKPRSIASLTGTKDLQMVSLTCRVLSRPSVEDLPTIYRELGTEYDERVLPSIVNEVLKSVVAQFNASQLITQREMVSRLVRENLKVRARRFNIILDDVSITHISFSPEFTHAVEAKQITQQSALRAAFQVDQALQEKQAIIVRSAGEARAAELIGDAVRKNKGFLELKRLDAAREIANTLSNSGNRIMLDSKSLLLNVNEKAPQN; this is encoded by the coding sequence atgtcgaatCGCTCACCACAAAATGTGCTGAAAaacatgcagcgcatgttCCAACAGATGCAAGAGAATGCGCGAAGCTCTTCCCGACAGGGTGGTCCGCGTGGCagcggtggtggcggcggccCCGTGAATCCAGCCATTGGTGGCGCGGGTTTGATTGCGTTGGTGGGTCTGGCTGTGGGTATCAATGCTTCGCTGTTTAATGTCGACGGTGGTCATCGCGCCATCAAGTATTCGCGTGTGTATGGTGTGGGCAATACTATTTTCCCAGAAGGTACGCACCTGTTGATCCCGTGGATTGAGACGCCCATCGACTATGACGTGCGTGCCAAGCCGCGAAGTATCGCAAGTCTGACAGGCACCAAGGACTTACAGATGGTGTCTCTTACGTGCCGTGTATTGTCGCGTCCTAGTGTGGAAGACTTGCCGACCATCTACcgcgagctcggcacggaATACGACGAACGCGTATTGCCCAGCATTGTCAATGAAGTGCTCAAGTCTGTTGTGGCACAATTCAATGCATCCCAGCTTATCACGCAGCGTGAAATGGTGTCTCGTCTTGTGCGTGAGAACCTCAAGGTGCGTGCTCGCCGCTTCAACATTATTCTGGACGATGTGTCGATCACGCACATCTCCTTCTCGCCCGAATTCACGCATGCCGTTGAGGCGAAGCAAATCACGCAGCAATCCGCTTTGCGTGCTGCATTCCAGGTGGACCAGGCGTTGCAAGAGAAACAAGCGATTATTGTGCGCTCGGCTGGTgaggcgcgcgctgcggaGCTGATCGGTGACGCCGTACGCAAGAATAAGGGCTTCCTCGAGCTGAAGCGTCTTGACGCTGCACGCGAAATTGCGAATACGCTGTCGAATTCAGGCAACCGCATTATGCTCGACTCCAAGAGTCTGTTGCTGAATGTGAACGAAAAAGCACCGCAGAACTAG
- a CDS encoding DNA replication licensing factor MCM5, whose product MSGFDAGRVYSTQAVAVSSTAQAPDAPVQNETALFEFVQNFRLGAEYIYRDRLRSNLLVKQYVLDVQLEHIQMWSPHLAQALRETPAEILSLFEAAVKRSARLLLYPVSAGTERPEAPDCQVTLRSSANLMAMRDLHAENISRLVRIPGIVISTSVPSSRVTHLHLMCRDCRAVKTILVSSGFGGFVLPRQCDAPKVDPSLKCSVDPFVILHERCLFVDAQTIKLQEAPDMVPVGELPRHMLLSVDRALCGKVVPGANIIATGIFSTFSSSRGGSTPNAVALRTPYLRVVGLEVDAGGVSGRGVSRVFTAEEEEEFGRMSKSPDLYEKFSASIAPSIFGSNDIKKAITCLLFGGSKRVLPDGMRLRGDINVLLLGDPGTAKSQLLKFAEKVAPIAVYTSGKGSSAAGLTASVQRDANSREFFLEGGAMVLADGGVVCIDEFDKMRDEDRVAIHEAMEQQTISIAKAGITTVLNCRTSVLAAANPVWGRYDDLKSPGENIDFQTTILSRFDMIFIVKDEHNESRDRTIAKHVLGIHMHGSTDQTDAEGEIDLQRMKRYIAYCRARCAPVLTNTAAEKLSSHFVAIRKQVAQMEHDHDERSAIAITVRQLEAIIRMSESIAKVTLSPYATEEHVDEAIRLFRFSTLNAVESGNVEGMTRGELQEEVQKLEREIRRRIPIGWTTSYARLRMEFVDAQGYSLHALERALYILEKRDVLRFSNQRKTMTRTGV is encoded by the coding sequence ATGTCTGGCTTCGATGCAGGTCGCGTGTACTCAACGCAGGCCGTTGCTGTATCATCCACAGCACAAGCTCCAGATGCACCCGTACAAAATGAGACGGCCTTGTTCGAGTTTGTCCAGAATTTCCGACTAGGTGCTGAGTACATTTATCGTGACCGGCTACGATCCAACTTGCTTGTGAAGCAGTACGTGCTTGATGTacagctcgagcacattCAGATGTGGAGCCCGCATCTTGCGCAGGCTCTGCGCGAGACGCCTGCTGAAATTCTATCGCTATTCGAGGCGGCTGTCAAGCGTTCCGCGCGTCTTCTTTTGTACCCCGTGAGCGCGGGCACAGAGCGTCCTGAAGCGCCTGATTGTCAAGTGACGCTTCGATCATCGGCAAATTTGATGGCAATGCGGGACTTGCATGCAGAAAACATATCACGACTTGTTCGCATCCCGGGTATCGTCATTAGTACGTCGgtgccatcgtcgcgcgTCACACATCTGCATCTCATGTGCCGGGACTGTCGAGCCGTAAAGACCATTCTCGTATCATCTGGATTTGGCGGTTTCGTCTTGCCGCGGCAGTGCGATGCCCCCAAAGTTGATCCTAGTCTAAAATGCAGTGTGGATCCTTTTGTCATTTTGCATGAACGATGCTTGTTTGTGGATGCTCAAACGATCAAGTTACAAGAGGCGCCGGATATGGTCCCAGTGGGCGAACTTCCACGACACATGCTCCTATCTGTCGATCGTGCGCTATGTGGCAAGGTCGTGCCGGGTGCGAATATCATCGCCACGGGCATTTTTTCAACCTTCTCGAGCAGTCGAGGTGGCTCAACGCCGAATGCTGTGGCGCTTCGAACACCATATCTGCGCGTTGTAGGACTGGAAGTGGATGCTGGTGGCGTGAGCGGACGAGGCGTATCGCGTGTATTTACAGCtgaagaggaggaggaatTTGGACGCATGTCCAAGTCGCCTGACTTGTACGAAAAGTTTTCTGCCAGTATTGCGCCGAGTATTTTTGGCAGCAACGACATTAAAAAAGCCATTACGTGCTTACTTTTTGGAGGATCAAAGCGTGTGCTTCCTGATGGTATGCGTCTTCGTGGTGATATTAACGTGTTGCTACTCGGTGATCCCGGTACAGCTAAAAGTCAATTGCTCAAGTTTGCAGAAAAAGTCGCGCCTATCGCAGTGTATACAAGTGGAAAGGGCAGCAGTGCAGCAGGTCTGACGGCATCTGTCCAGCGCGATGCAAACTCCCGCGAATTCTTCCTAGAGGGCGGCGCGATGGTATTGGCCGACGGTGGTGTCGTGTGTATTGATGAATTTGATAAGATGCGAGACGAAGACCGTGTCGCGATCCATGAAGCCATGGAGCAGCAGACGATTTCGATTGCCAAAGCGGGTATCACGACGGTCCTCAACTGCCGTACATCCGTACTGGCAGCAGCAAATCCCGTATGGGGCCGTTACGACGACCTCAAGTCCCCAGGCGAGAACATTGATTTTCAAACGACCATTCTGAGTCGGTTTGATATGATCTTTATTGTTAAGGACGAGCATAACGAGTCACGGGACCGCACGATTGCCAAGCACGTTCTTGGAATCCATATGCACGGCTCTACCGACCAGACCGATGCGGAGGGTGAGATTGACCTGCAGCGTATGAAACGCTATATTGCTTATTGCCGTGCGCGGTGTGCTCCGGTCCTGACGAACACCGCTGCTGAGAAATTGTCGAGCCACTTTGTTGCTATTCGAAAGCAGGTTGCACAAATGGAGCACGATCATGACGAGCGCTCTGCCATTGCCATCACAGTTCGTCAACTCGAGGCCATCATCCGTATGAGCGAGAGCATTGCCAAGGTGACGCTCAGTCCATATGCGACTGAAGAGcatgtggacgaggcgatCCGTCTGTTCCGTTTCAGCACCCTCAATGCCGTGGAGAGTGGTAATGTAGAAGGCATGACGCGTGGTGAGTTGCAAGAAGAGGTCCAGAAACTCGAGCGGGAAATTCGGCGGCGTATCCCGATCGGCTGGACGACATCCTATGCTCGACTTCGAATGGAATTTGTTGATGCCCAGGGCTACTCATTACACGctctcgagcgtgcgctcTATATCCTCGAAAAGCGCGACGTCTTGCGCTTTTCGAATCAGCGCAAGACCATGACTCGTACGGGTGTGTAG
- a CDS encoding WD repeat protein 68: MSAITYEAPWPVYALAWSNSHSSTDSNGEPSRQLPPNARLAVGSFQEEYNNRLQVLGMPHNLDGSSSMEVLADVLHPYPATKIGFQPTNDLQRTEAEEKSQDVDWSGQADLTETSHNISSTFSTASNPDDTSDLIQVDPYPDSELLASSADCLHVWEMERNEDVSDLYDAMSLRPSLSSKKRTSGHRFVLREKCALAHAKSSLSPPAPLTSFSWNAPSPNLIVTSSIDTTCTIWDLPSRTALTQLIAHDREVYDVDWCPGSADVFASVGADGSVRVFDLRNLEHSTIIYETNMQPPSSSDRQNSAYTSSSGMNVPLLRIAFNPWDANYLATFQLESNTVQILDVRAPGSPILELSGHSGPVNSVAWGPPSQSTLRNGPSKGMICTGGDDAQCLVYDLTSSTLRTASAQGRRSRNSPYKQSHSPGIDGWRVGAEVPVLAYTAPSMVNNASWLGMPAPSKRTSLQSKHRSLYRSLLSEWTEYTSSTSTSSGTDWLALCAGQAVKILRV; encoded by the exons ATGTCAGCTATCACATATGAGGCTCCAT GGCCTGTGTACGCACTAGCTTGGTCCAACTCGCACTCTTCGACAGACTCAAATGG CGAACCATCAAGACAACTCCCGCCCAATGCACGACTAGCTGTTGGAAGTTTTCAAGAAGAATACAATAATCGTCTTCAGGTCCTTGGCATGCCGCATAATCTTGACGGATCTTCAAGTATGGAAGTCCTAGCAGATGTTTTGCATCCATATCCTGCCACGAAAATTGGGTTCCAGCCTACGAATGACCTACAGAGGACGGAAGCAGAGGAAAAATCACAGGATGTTGACTGGTCTGGTCAAGCCGACCTAACTGAAACCAGCCACAATATATCCAGCACTTTTAGCACAGCGTCTAATCCCGACGATACCTCCGACTTGATACAAGTGGACCCGTATCCTGACAGTGAGCTGCTAGCTAGCTCAGCAGACTGTTTACATGTGTGGGAGATGGAAAGGAATGAAGATGTCTCTGACTTGtacgatgccatgtcgctgcGACCGAGCCTATCGAGCAAGAAACGCACCTCCGGTCATCGATTCGTGCTTAGAGAGAAGTGCGCTCTCGCGCATGCTAAAAGCTCTCTTTcacctcctgcacctcTCACATCCTTTTCCTGGAATGCCCCCTCACCCAACCTTATCGTGACGTCGTCCATCGATACTACATGCACCATTTGGGATTTACCTTCACGGACCGCTCTCACTCAGCTTATCGCGCATGATCGCGAAGTCTATGATGTGGATTGGTGCCCTGGAAGTGCGGACGTATTCGCTTCTGTAGGTGCCGATGGAAGTGTCCGCGTCTTCGACCTACGAAATTTGGAGCACTCTACTATCATTTATGAAACAAACATGCAGCCGCCCTCCTCATCAGATCGTCAAAACAGCGCATATACATCTTCTTCTGGCATGAACGTACCACTATTACGGATTGCTTTTAACCCATGGGATGCAAATTATCTTGCTACATTTCAACTTGAGTCCAACACCGTGCAAATTCTCGATGTACGCGCGCCCGGCAGTCCTATTCTCGAGCTGAGCGGGCACAGTGGCCCCGTTAACAGTGTGGCTTGGGGTCCACCCAGCCAGAGCACGTTGCGAAATGGACCTAGTAAGGGCATGATATGTACAGGAGGCGACGATGCTCAGTGCCTCGTATATGATCTGACTAGCTCAACTCTTCGAACAGCATCTGCTCAAGGACGGCGCTCTCGAAACAGTCCATATAAACAAAGCCATTCACCGGGAATAGACGGATGGCGTGTCGGCGCAGAAGTGCCGGTGCTCGCTTATACGGCCCCGTCTATGGTCAACAATGCTAGCTGGCTCGGCATGCCTGCGCCATCAAAACGCACATCGCTACAGAGCAAACACCGCAGCCTTTACCGCAGCTTACTCAGTGAGTGGACTGAGTATACGTCCTCTACATCCACATCCAGCGGCACCGACTGGCTGGCTCTATGTGCAGGTCAGGCGGTCAAGATTTTGCGTGTGTAG